In Bacillus cereus ATCC 14579, a single window of DNA contains:
- the sdhC gene encoding succinate dehydrogenase cytochrome B558 produces MKGREYTFRKWHSLMGVIPVGVFLTQHLIVNNFATRGAEAFNKAAGFMELLPFRYALEIFIIFLPILYHAIYGLYIAFTAKNNAVSYGYFRNWMFVFQRISGIVTLIFISWHVWETRIQAMLGKEVNYDMMADILNNPAMFAFYLVGVVSTIFHFANGLWTFCISWGITVSPRSQRISTYVTLAIFLGLSYVGVSALLAFIDPQLANQ; encoded by the coding sequence ATGAAAGGCCGCGAGTATACGTTTCGTAAGTGGCACTCATTAATGGGGGTCATCCCGGTTGGTGTTTTTTTGACGCAACATTTAATTGTAAACAACTTTGCAACACGAGGAGCAGAGGCTTTTAACAAAGCTGCAGGCTTTATGGAGCTCCTTCCATTCCGGTATGCGCTAGAAATTTTCATCATCTTTTTACCGATACTGTACCATGCTATATATGGCTTATATATTGCATTTACAGCTAAGAACAATGCGGTTTCTTACGGTTATTTCCGTAACTGGATGTTCGTCTTCCAAAGAATTTCAGGTATCGTTACGCTGATCTTCATTTCTTGGCACGTCTGGGAAACTCGTATTCAAGCAATGTTAGGTAAAGAGGTAAACTATGATATGATGGCAGATATTTTAAACAATCCAGCTATGTTTGCATTCTACTTAGTTGGTGTTGTTTCAACAATTTTCCACTTTGCAAATGGACTATGGACATTCTGCATCAGCTGGGGAATTACAGTATCTCCACGTTCACAAAGAATCTCTACTTATGTAACATTAGCTATTTTCTTAGGTTTATCTTATGTAGGTGTGAGTGCATTATTAGCGTTCATCGATCCACAGCTAGCAAACCAGTAA
- a CDS encoding YslB family protein, which translates to MSKNTIDTTSLEDVSLNAFAYELLREELLPDLIGNDLDGILYWSGRNLARKYPLETIEEVIQFFEKAGWGTLSIVEHKRREMQFQLKGTLIAERQKQKRHSSYQLEAGFIAEQIQKQRNVVAESYEEKKKRSDSITFLVKWDIKDLIEV; encoded by the coding sequence GTGAGTAAAAATACAATCGATACAACATCTTTAGAAGATGTTTCATTGAACGCCTTCGCTTATGAATTGCTACGTGAAGAATTACTACCTGATTTAATCGGCAACGATTTAGATGGTATTTTATACTGGTCTGGTAGAAACCTTGCAAGAAAATATCCGCTAGAAACAATTGAAGAAGTCATTCAGTTCTTTGAAAAGGCTGGCTGGGGCACTTTAAGCATTGTTGAACATAAGCGTCGTGAAATGCAGTTCCAACTTAAAGGCACACTCATCGCAGAACGTCAAAAACAAAAACGACATTCTTCTTATCAACTAGAAGCCGGATTCATCGCTGAACAAATCCAAAAGCAACGGAACGTCGTTGCAGAGTCATACGAAGAAAAGAAAAAACGTTCTGACTCTATTACATTTCTTGTAAAATGGGATATAAAAGATCTCATTGAAGTGTAA
- the trxA gene encoding thioredoxin, with protein sequence MAIVNANDQSFAAETSEGVVLLDFWAPWCGPCKMIAPVLEEIDAELGEKVKVVKVDVDENQETARQFEVMSIPALFVLKDGKVVDQALGYKPKEALVELVSKHF encoded by the coding sequence ATGGCAATTGTAAACGCAAATGACCAAAGCTTCGCAGCAGAAACTAGCGAAGGTGTTGTATTATTAGATTTCTGGGCACCTTGGTGTGGACCTTGTAAAATGATCGCTCCTGTATTAGAGGAAATTGATGCAGAACTAGGCGAAAAAGTAAAAGTAGTAAAAGTAGACGTTGATGAAAACCAAGAAACTGCTCGTCAATTCGAAGTAATGAGCATTCCAGCTCTTTTCGTATTAAAAGACGGTAAAGTAGTTGATCAAGCGTTAGGTTACAAACCGAAAGAAGCGTTAGTAGAATTAGTTTCTAAACACTTCTAA
- the uvrC gene encoding excinuclease ABC subunit C translates to MHEHLKEKLAISPDQPGCYLMKDKQGTVIYVGKAKVLKNRVRSYFTGSHDGKTLRLVGEIVDFEYIVTSSNLEALILELNLIKKYDPKYNIQLKDDKTYPFIKITAEKQPRLLITRNVKKDKGKYFGPYPNAQSAHETKKLLDRMYPLRKCTNMPDKVCLYYHMGQCLAPCVKEVTEEQNKEIVDEIIKFLNGGHKEVRSELEIKMYEASEKLEFERAKELRDQIAHIDAIMEKQKMIMSDLVDRDVFGYAVDKGWMCVQVFFVRKGKLIERDVSMFPIYDEPEEGFLTFIGQFYENSSHFKPKEIVVPGSIDSELVERFLEVEATQPKRGKKKDLVELANKNAKIALEEKFYLIERDEERTIKAVDHLGKQLGIETPYRIEAFDNSNIQGTNPVSAMIAFIDGKPAKKEYRKYKIKTVQGPDDYESMREVVRRRYTRALKENSPLPDLIIIDGGKGHLAAASDILENELGLYIPMAGLVKDDKHKTSHLIIGDPPEPVMLERNSQEFYLLQRIQDEVHRFAITFHRQLHGKSVIQSALDDIPGIGDKRKKVLLKHFGSLKKMKEASIEEFVEAGMPKNVAETIYTYLTDKKTL, encoded by the coding sequence GTGCACGAACATTTGAAAGAGAAGTTGGCTATTTCCCCAGATCAACCTGGTTGTTATTTGATGAAAGATAAGCAAGGAACGGTTATATATGTCGGAAAGGCAAAAGTGCTTAAAAATCGTGTGCGCTCGTACTTTACTGGTTCACATGATGGGAAAACACTGCGGCTTGTAGGAGAAATTGTTGATTTTGAATATATTGTAACCTCTTCGAATTTAGAAGCACTTATTTTAGAGTTAAATCTAATTAAAAAATATGATCCGAAATATAATATTCAATTAAAAGATGATAAAACATATCCTTTTATTAAAATTACGGCGGAGAAGCAACCGCGCTTACTCATTACTCGAAACGTAAAAAAGGATAAAGGGAAATATTTTGGTCCTTATCCAAATGCACAATCTGCTCATGAAACGAAAAAACTGCTAGATCGTATGTATCCACTTCGGAAATGCACGAATATGCCAGATAAAGTTTGTTTGTATTATCATATGGGTCAATGTTTAGCGCCTTGTGTGAAAGAAGTGACGGAAGAACAAAATAAAGAAATCGTAGATGAAATTATTAAGTTTTTAAATGGTGGACATAAAGAAGTTCGTTCAGAACTAGAAATAAAAATGTATGAGGCCTCAGAGAAACTAGAGTTTGAACGTGCAAAAGAGTTGCGTGATCAAATTGCTCATATTGATGCGATTATGGAAAAACAAAAGATGATTATGAGTGACTTAGTGGATCGTGATGTGTTTGGATATGCAGTGGATAAAGGATGGATGTGTGTTCAAGTTTTCTTCGTTCGAAAAGGAAAGCTAATTGAACGTGATGTTTCTATGTTTCCAATTTACGATGAACCAGAAGAGGGTTTTTTAACGTTTATCGGCCAATTTTATGAAAACAGTAGTCATTTTAAGCCGAAGGAAATTGTCGTTCCAGGAAGTATAGACTCGGAATTAGTAGAGCGCTTTTTAGAAGTGGAAGCGACGCAGCCGAAACGTGGTAAGAAAAAAGACCTTGTAGAATTGGCAAATAAAAATGCGAAGATTGCTCTTGAAGAGAAGTTTTACTTAATTGAACGTGATGAAGAACGAACGATTAAAGCGGTAGATCATTTAGGGAAGCAGCTTGGGATTGAAACGCCGTATCGTATTGAAGCGTTTGATAACTCAAATATTCAAGGAACAAATCCCGTTTCTGCAATGATTGCTTTTATCGATGGGAAACCGGCGAAGAAAGAGTATCGAAAATATAAAATTAAAACCGTTCAAGGGCCAGATGATTATGAGTCTATGAGAGAAGTTGTGAGGCGCCGTTATACAAGGGCACTTAAAGAAAATTCACCTTTACCTGATTTGATTATTATTGATGGAGGAAAAGGCCATCTAGCGGCTGCAAGTGATATTTTAGAGAATGAGCTCGGATTATATATTCCGATGGCAGGTCTTGTAAAAGATGATAAACATAAAACCTCCCATTTAATTATTGGGGATCCACCGGAACCTGTGATGCTTGAGAGAAATAGCCAAGAATTTTATTTATTGCAGCGTATTCAAGATGAGGTGCATCGATTTGCGATTACATTCCATCGTCAATTACATGGGAAATCTGTCATTCAATCAGCATTGGATGATATTCCAGGAATCGGTGATAAACGGAAAAAGGTATTGTTAAAACATTTTGGTTCATTAAAGAAGATGAAAGAAGCTTCTATAGAGGAATTTGTCGAAGCGGGTATGCCGAAAAATGTCGCGGAGACGATTTATACGTATTTAACAGATAAGAAGACGTTGTAG